The Chiloscyllium punctatum isolate Juve2018m chromosome 12, sChiPun1.3, whole genome shotgun sequence genome includes a region encoding these proteins:
- the LOC140483677 gene encoding ciliary microtubule inner protein 7-like produces MSFLLTVLPRKPILQTLSDTMDGAITGSWFPTGFHGHARSKSRNDIFQEYRQRAKPPPPEKLIKRLRENPLKHNFSKHDSRQVFHNSATYLENSNAINRAKTAFGRSSEFKKDFISWIPIQTDRQQWPLLSTYKADFWHHRNLQSTDVMIPQLLVPRGRPLITAVHPRSEVMQTTYRQFYSHCQPNPNIYTNVFTGQVQSAPMEKEATFVYVNPKPKTASGTCRARSLLSQCSTVADCLSWPVPKPNATND; encoded by the exons ATGAGCTTTTTGTTAACAGTGCTTCCTAGGAAACCAATCCTACAAACTTTATCAGACACCATGGATGGAGCCATCACTGGGTCTTGG TTTCCGACTGGATTTCATGGACATGCCCGCAGTAAATCACGGAATGACATATTTCAGGAATACAGACAACGGGCCAAGCCACCCCCTCCCGAGAAACTTATAAAACGACTCCGG GAGAACCCTTTGAAACACAACTTTTCCAAACATGATAGTCGTCAAGTGTTTCACAACAGTGCTACATATCTGGAGAAT AGCAATGCTATAAATCGGGCAAAAACTGCTTTTGGAAGAAGCAGTGAATTTAAGAAAGATTTTATTTCCTGGATTCCGATTCAGACTGACAGACAACAGTGGCCATTATTATCCACATACAAAGCAGATTTCTGGCATCACAGAAATCTGCAATCCACAGATGTGATGATTCCTCAGCTACTCGTCCCACGAGGTCGACCATTGATAACAGCTGTTCATCCTAGATCAGAAGTAATGCAAACGACGTATCGCCAATTCTACAGCCACTGCCAGCCTAATCCAAACATTTATACAAATGTCTTTACTGGACAAGTGCAGAGTGCACCCATGGAAAAGGAAGCAACATTTGTCTATGTGAATCCCAAACCAAAGACAGCAAGTGGAACATGTAGAGCAAGATCTTTATTGTCACAGTGTTCCACTGTTGCTGACTGTCTTTCTTGGCCTGTCCCAAAACCAAATGCAACAAATGATTGA